The DNA sequence GGCACCGGGGCCCCGTACAGGGCCAGTAGCTACGCCCGGATCAACGCCGGCACTGCACTTTTCTAAGCCCATTCGTTGGCCATCAAAGCCTAGCCACGCGCAGCCGATGCTGCTTTGCCCGGCTGCGCGTGGCTGAGCTTTGATGGCCTGTAACGCATAAAACATAATAAAGATAAAAATAGAAAAAACTGTGAAAGAGAAAATGAGTGTTGCCAAGAGAGTGAAAAAAATACGGAACGCGGCAATTATTTATAAGTTTTTTAAGATGGACACGGATGAGCCGCTGCTTCGGACTTTGGTAGGCGGCCGGGCCCCGGTCTGGCGTGGGGTTGCGCACTGATTGAATGACTTATGGAGTATTCAACTAGCAGAAAATCAAAAGTTTATATTTTATATTAACGGTGAACTATCGACTGGCCGTCCTTGGTTCTTGATAAATCGTGAGGACATGCGGGGCGGCGCCTCCCGTGGAGGGAGCCTGGGTTTGCGGTGCGCTGGGGGCCCCTGGCTGCCAACCCGAGGAGCGCCCCGGCAGTATGAAACAGGGATGAAGGGCTGCATATTGCGGCAAGCGCCGTGCGCTCAAAACCACGATTTGTCGACTTGCTCCAATGAAAATCCTGCTGATTTTCCTGCTGTGCAGTGCCCTTATCAGCTACTACATCTACTGGTGCGAACGGACCCCGGTGCCGCCCCTGGTGGCTAAGCGCGTAGCCGAAAAACCGGTCCCGGTGGCCACCACCGGGGCCCGCAACCTCGATAACCCGTGCTACTACCTGGTGGCCGACGACGGTAGCTACGCGGAGGTGGGCCCCACCGCGTTTGCCCGCACCGAAGTAGGCGACCAGTACGCATCGCGGGAGTGGCGGGGCGGCGCCGCGGCTTGATTGAGCTGAAAGCGCGCCGGGCCCCGCCGTCTTCGAGTGGGGGATTGCCAGCGCCAAAAAAATGGTTCTTCGCGTTACCTCTTTCGCATGTGAGAAAATCCAATGCAATGCAGTAGCAAGTGCCGCAAGGCCATGCGGCCTATTGCTTTACCAGCTTGAGGTTCTGTACGGTGCTGCCGGTGCTGAGGCGGGCCAGGTAGAGGCCCGGGGTCAGGCCAGTGGCCTGCCACTCGGTGCGGACCAGCTCGCCGGCCGCGGCCTGGCCGGCGGCCAGGTGCTGCACCAGGCGGCCGGTACCGTCGTATACGTCGAGCTGGTACGCCGCGCCCTTCGCTAGGGCGAAGGCGAGCGTGGTGCTGCCCGCGAAGGGGTTGGGGTAGCTGCGCACGGCCTGCGCCACGGCGGGGCCGGCGGGTGCATCAGCAGCGGCGGCCGTGGCTTGGGGCCCCCGGCTCATGGCGGCACTGGCCCCGGCGGCTCCGGCCGGCTCCTGGCCGTACACGAGGTGGCCCTGCTGGTACACGCTCATGTGGTCGTTGGCGGTAAACCGGAGGCTGAATGGCAGGAAGGAGAAGTCGTTGACCTGGTTAAACAGCGACCAATCATCTTTATAGATGCGGTACTGCACGTTGCCGGTGGTGCTACGTGGCATGAGGCTGCCCAGGGCCGGGTTGAACCGGATTTCGGCGTACGTCTCAGTGCCGGACGTGCCGAAGGTGACGCTCACGTTGCGGCTGCTCAGCACCGCGTAATCGACGGACGACTTCAGGGCCGCCGCGCCTTCGGGGCTGAACCAGTAGCGCACGGCCAGGTCCTGGTACGGCACGGGCTGGTTGCCCGCGTTGCGCAGCTGCACGTGGGTACTGATGGTTTGGGTCGAGCGCACCGTGGTCTGGGTTTGCGATAACACCTCCAGGCTCGTGACGGGGGCCACCGGGGCCGGCTCCACGCCCCCGACAAGGACGCCGTTGCGGTACACGGTCAGGTGGTCGTTCGGGGCGTAGGTGCGTCCGTAGGTGTACGAGTAGTCGTCCGTCTGGTCGAAGCGGGTATAGGTTTCCTTGTAGAAGCGCGAGCGGATCTGGCCGGAATTACCCCCGGCGGGCAAGCTGTTGGGCGAGGTAAAGCTGTACTCCACGTAGCCGAAGGCGCCCTGCACGGGCTGGGCCAAGGGTACGTAGCGCATCTTCACGTCGCTGGTGCCGAGTTGGGCGTAGTCCACCGACGTCAGGATGGGCGCGAAATCCTCCGGCGTCAGCCAGTAGCGCACCGTCAGCTCCCGGTAGGGAATGGCCGCGGCGCTGTTGTTCACCAGGTCCAGGTTGGGGCGCACCGTGTCGTCGTTGGGCAGGTAGTCGGCGTTCTGGTGCAGCACGCTCACCACCGTTGGGCTCTGCACCGTCACGGAGAAGGGCAGCGCGGCGGTGCCGCAGCCGTTGGTGGCCGTGGCCGTCACCACCATTGTGCCCAGTGGGAACACATAGGGCGAGGTGATGGCCGTAACCGTCCCGTTCACCACCACCGAATACGTGAGCACCGGCGAGCCCGTGGCTGTGGCTGCAAAGTCCACCGGGGCCCCATGCAAGCCGGCCAGGGCCGTGGCCACCGGCACCACCGGCGCCGTGAGCACCGGCGCGGCGCACGCGGCGCCCGCCCGCACCACCTGGTAGGCGGTACCCACGCGCAGGCCGTCCAGCACCAGGTTGGGCGAGCTGGCGCCTTGGCGTAGGGCCACCGTGCCGATGTTGGCCGGCGAAGTGCTGGCTGCTTCAGCCGCGCTCACGTCGGCCGTGGCGGGCTCAGCGTCGGCGGGCGGGTCCACGAAGAGCTGCGACAGGTTGCCGGTTTCGTCGAAGCTGTACTTCACCACCAGCAAATACGTGGTGTTCAGTTCGTAGTCAGTTGTGTTATACGTAGCCGCGGAGCTGCCGCTGATGCCAAACTGCACCTTGCCGGTAGCGGCGCTGCGGCGCACAAATACCCGGCTGCGAAAGGTCGTGCTCAGCGGCGCGGGCCCCAGGTGGAGGTAATAGTCGCCCGCCGTGGGGGCGCTGGCCACGTTCACGAGGTACGACACGTACACCGGCGTGCGGGGAGCCACGGGCGCGAAACCGCGGCTCACGTCCTCGCCGCTGGTCACGAGGGCCGCTGCGCTGCCGATGCCGCCGGCACCAACGCTGTGGGCGTAGTTCAGGCCGGGGGCCACCACGCCCACAGCGTTGGTGCCGGCGCCGCTGTGGGCCGTCCAGTCGTTGTCGGTCAGCAGGGCCCCGGCGGGGTAGGCGAAGTTTTCTTCGAGCAGCAGCGCGGCCGGGGCGGCCGTCGTGGCCTGGGCCAGCGTGCCGGGCGCGGCCGTGCGGTAGTTTTCGGCGAAGGGCGTGTCGTTGTCGTTGTACTCGAATACGGCAAACGTGTAGGTGTTGCCGGCCCGCAGGCCGGTTACGGTCACGTCGGTGCCGGGCCCGTTGTACACCACGTAGTTGCCGGTACCGATCTGGGTGCCCACGCCAAAGGCCGCGTCGGCGGCGTAGGTCGTCGCATCCACTGGCACGGCGTTCACGGCGGTGGTGAGGTGGGCCAGGATGAGCCGCTTGGCGCCGTTGCCGCCCACTACGGTGATTTGCAGCGAGTTGCTGGTCACGGCGCTGGCCGTGAGGGTGGCCGAAGCGGTGGGCGCGGCGGCCAGCGGGATGGTGGCCGTGGTAAAGGTCAACTCGTCGCCGTAGGCTGTGCCCGCGGCGTTGGTGGCGTAGGCCCGCACGAAGTAGGTGGTGCCGGGCAGCAGGCCGGTGAGGGTGCTGGCAAAGCTGCCGGGGCCCGCGCCGTCGGTGGTTTTGATAGCGGCGAGGGTGGGGTTGGCGGTTTTGCTCCACACCACGCCCCGGGCCATCACGGCGCTACCGCCGTCGGCATCCACAGTGCCGCCGGCCGTGGCGGTGGTGGGCGCGAGGGCTGTCACGGCCACGCTGCTCACCGAGGCGGGGTACACCGGCGCGATGCCGGTGCCACTCACGGCCACGGCCAGGGCCGGCACGCCGGGGCCCTGCACCGTGATAATAGCCGCGTAGGCCTGCGCCGCCGTGGGCACGAAGCGCACGTCCACCGTGGCATTCACCGCGCCATCCACGGGCGTCAGCTGAATGGCGCAGCAGGCAAAGGCCTGGGCCCCCACGCGAATCTCGAAACTGGCCGCGGGCGTCACCGTCACTGGGCCGGTGAGATTGGCGCCGCTCAAGGCGAAGCTTTTCGATGGGTTAGCCGCGCCGCTGGCGGTGCTGCCAAAGTCGGGCAGGGTAGCCAGCGAGGCCGTCAGCGTGGGTTTCGTGACCACCACCGGGGCCGTCACGGTCACCGCCACCGGGGCGCTCAGGCCCACCACGGACCCGCACGCCGAAGTGGCCTGGGCCACCACGTAGTAGGTACCCGTGGCTGGAAAGTCAGCGCCGCTGACTTGGTAAGTAGCCGCCGTAGCGCCTGTCAGCGGCGTGGCGTAGGGCCCTGCCGCGGCCGTGCCGTAGTACCAGGCAAAGGCCGAGGGGGCCCCAGCCGTGGCCGTAAGGGCCGCGCCCGCGCCGATAGTCGTTACCGGCTGGCTGGCCGTGGGCGTCACTGCCACCGGGTTGGTGGCCGGGGCCAGGTTGATGGTCAGATTCTGCCCATTGTTGGTGCCGAGGGTGAGCGGCGCGTCGCTCACCACCCGGATGCGGTAGCCGCTGCCGCCCGGCGTGCCCGCTGGCAGGCTGGCCGCGAGTGGCGAGGCCGCGCCGCTGCCAATGATGTTGTCCGTGGCATTCGCCGGAAACACGCCCGTCGCGCTCGAAAGCTGCGCCTTGAACGTGGCGCCCGCCGCAAAGCCGGTGGCGGCGTAGGCTACCGCGAAGCTGGGGCTGGCGGCGCTGCTGCTCAGGCAGTACGGGCTGCCGTAGGCCGCTGTGCCGGTGGCAATGCTGGCCGTGGGCGTGCCGGCCCCAGTGCCCAGCGTGGGCGTCAGCACGAGGTTGTCGAGGGCCAGGCCCTGGCTGTTGGTGCTGCCGCCGGCGCCCATGTCGCTCCAGCGCAGGTAGTAGGTAGCGTCGGCGGCCAGGTTGAGGCCGGTGAGGGCCACTTGCTTGGTGGTGGCGAGCGGCGGGTAGGAGTAAACGGTGCTGTTGGCGTCGGCGGGGAAGTTCTGGTCGCCGGCCGGCTGCGCGGTCCACGTCACCCCGTCGGTGCTCACGTAAAACTTCCAGTCGTAGGCCCGGCTGCCCGAGCGGTATTTTTCAATATCAAACTGCACGGCCAGGTCCTGCACCACCGCGCCCGAGGTGTTCTGCACCGCCAGCATGATGTGGCGCGGCGCAGCGTAGCCGCTGCTGCTCAGGAAGCCTAGGGCCCTATCGGCCGAGCCGGCGGCGGCCCCGAAGTTGTAGGTGCCGCCCGCGGTGAAGTGGTTGCCCGTAGTGGCCGCGGTCGTGGCCGCGGTCGTGGCCGCGTAGTTGGCGGCGCTGCCGTAGCTCGGCACGGCCTCGGCCGAGAGCAAAAAGCCGGTGGGCACCGCGGCCACGGCAGCCGTGCCCAGCCCGTCGAAGGTTTCGATGATCGGGGCGGCGCTGGGCAGCAGCGCCTGGGCCCCGGCGGCCAGGGGCAGCGCTCCGGCCGCGGCCAGCGCCAGCCCCCGGCGCAGGCCGCGCAAAAAATTATAAATCAATGACATAGTAAGACGGCGAAACCGCGAGAAATCCAGAAGAAAGAAACAAACAGGGCCCCCAGGACCGGCTTAGCTCACCGGGCCGGCGTCGATTTTCGCCTCCACGGCGGCCTGCACTTCCACCGGCAGGTTGGAGAGCAAATCCAACCCCGTGGCGGCTTCAATGGCGTCGACGGTGGTGCGGTACACGCCCCAGTCCGTATTAATGGAGTTGATGTTGGGCGTGTCGATGGCGATGATGCGGGTGCCGGCGTTCACGCGGGCCGCGTCGTTGTCACCCACCGGCAAAATCACTACCACCTTCCAGCAGCGGCTGGGTACGGTCACGCGGCCCTGGTCGAGGGTCGTCGTCAGTCCCCCGGCCGAGCCCGTGCCGCCCACCCCGTACGAGCCGCAGACGACATAGACCTCGTTGCCCCCGGCCAAAAACGAGCGGGTGTAGTTCTCCAGGCCGGCCCAGGTTTGCTGGTTGTTCTGCGGGGCTTGGGGCATCATGTTGGTCATGAAAAACGTGGCCGAATTGTTCTCCACGCTGGAGGTGCGGTCGGCCGAAGGGCAGTTGTGGCCCCGGTCGAAGCCCGAGCCCACGTAGCTCAGCTCCGTGACGTGGTACCACTCGGTGGGCAGCGCGTCGTCGGCGCGGAAGTTGTCCTGCCGGTCGATACCGCCGCGGTCCGACAGGTCGAGGTGCCAGCTCACCCAGTTCGGCTTGCCCTGGTCGCGGCTGTACGAAACGGCGTACTGCGGCTTGAGCAGCAAGTAGTTGTTGGGCATCGCCACGTCCGTTTGGGCCCCGCTCGGGTTGCCCAGGGCCAGGTTGCTGTTGTCGAGCGCGGGCGGAGCCACACCGAAGTCCGTGGCGGTAAAGTCGTCGATGTCGAGCCGCGTCCGGCCGCCGGAGGTCTTGCGAATCTCAAATTTGACGGGCCCCGGGATGTTCACGATGAACGACGCCGCCTGCAACGCGGGCGAGGTGGTGAGCACCGTGGCGCCCACCTTCGTCCACTTGGCGCAGTCGCAGCCCTGCGATTGCGCCCACAGCTCCCAGCTGCTGCTGCCGTCGGTGCCGTAGGTGGCGTGCTGCACCGTCACGGTGGCCGCGCCGTCGGGCAGGTAGAAGTTCATCGTGAGCGTGCCGGCCTGCTGCAAGCGCACGGCCTGGGCCCCGTTCTTGTGGTCGGCCGCGTCGGTGCCCACCAGGGCATCGGCCAGCGTCCAGCTGCCAGTGGCAAACGCCACGGTGCCGGTGGGGTAGTCCGGCTTGGTGCCGGCTTCGAAGGTTTCCGGCGCTACGGCGGCCGCGCGCAGCGGAGCCAGTGGCTGGCGCGCCACGCGCGCCGGCCCAGCAAAGCTCATTAGGCAGAGCAGCAGGGGCCCCCCAAGGCGAAGTAAGTGTTGTTTCATTCAGGCAGTAAAGAAGTGAATGTGGGCCCCGGCTTGTGCCAGCGAACATAGTTACCCCAGTATTTACTAGCAAAATTATACCCTGAATGTTAGGTGAATATTACCCGCGTGCAATTATTTATCCGCGGGGTATCATGGGGTTGTTCGCTGCGGGTGCTTCATCTGCCAAAATTCGTCTGTATCTTGGAGGGGAATCGTAGGTGCCCAAACGGCCCGGAAACGCAGGTTTTCCGGGCCGTTTTTTTATACCGTTTATTTAGATACCTTGCGAAAGAGATTGCTCTTCCCACTTTCATCTACTCCAAACCATTTTGTCAATTCGTATACCTTATTTCCCTGACTTGGAGTCTTACCAAGTGCCTCTCTTTTTACGGGATTTAGATCAGGCAATTGCATTAGATGCTTTGGATCTGCTATTGAAGCTGTTTAGGAAGTGGGTGGTCGGGTAATTTTACGCAGTAGCAGCACGACAAAGGCGAGCCAGTGGAAGGCCAGCCAAT is a window from the Hymenobacter nivis genome containing:
- a CDS encoding DNA/RNA non-specific endonuclease, translated to MKQHLLRLGGPLLLCLMSFAGPARVARQPLAPLRAAAVAPETFEAGTKPDYPTGTVAFATGSWTLADALVGTDAADHKNGAQAVRLQQAGTLTMNFYLPDGAATVTVQHATYGTDGSSSWELWAQSQGCDCAKWTKVGATVLTTSPALQAASFIVNIPGPVKFEIRKTSGGRTRLDIDDFTATDFGVAPPALDNSNLALGNPSGAQTDVAMPNNYLLLKPQYAVSYSRDQGKPNWVSWHLDLSDRGGIDRQDNFRADDALPTEWYHVTELSYVGSGFDRGHNCPSADRTSSVENNSATFFMTNMMPQAPQNNQQTWAGLENYTRSFLAGGNEVYVVCGSYGVGGTGSAGGLTTTLDQGRVTVPSRCWKVVVILPVGDNDAARVNAGTRIIAIDTPNINSINTDWGVYRTTVDAIEAATGLDLLSNLPVEVQAAVEAKIDAGPVS
- a CDS encoding cellulose binding domain-containing protein, which gives rise to MIYNFLRGLRRGLALAAAGALPLAAGAQALLPSAAPIIETFDGLGTAAVAAVPTGFLLSAEAVPSYGSAANYAATTAATTAATTGNHFTAGGTYNFGAAAGSADRALGFLSSSGYAAPRHIMLAVQNTSGAVVQDLAVQFDIEKYRSGSRAYDWKFYVSTDGVTWTAQPAGDQNFPADANSTVYSYPPLATTKQVALTGLNLAADATYYLRWSDMGAGGSTNSQGLALDNLVLTPTLGTGAGTPTASIATGTAAYGSPYCLSSSAASPSFAVAYAATGFAAGATFKAQLSSATGVFPANATDNIIGSGAASPLAASLPAGTPGGSGYRIRVVSDAPLTLGTNNGQNLTINLAPATNPVAVTPTASQPVTTIGAGAALTATAGAPSAFAWYYGTAAAGPYATPLTGATAATYQVSGADFPATGTYYVVAQATSACGSVVGLSAPVAVTVTAPVVVTKPTLTASLATLPDFGSTASGAANPSKSFALSGANLTGPVTVTPAASFEIRVGAQAFACCAIQLTPVDGAVNATVDVRFVPTAAQAYAAIITVQGPGVPALAVAVSGTGIAPVYPASVSSVAVTALAPTTATAGGTVDADGGSAVMARGVVWSKTANPTLAAIKTTDGAGPGSFASTLTGLLPGTTYFVRAYATNAAGTAYGDELTFTTATIPLAAAPTASATLTASAVTSNSLQITVVGGNGAKRLILAHLTTAVNAVPVDATTYAADAAFGVGTQIGTGNYVVYNGPGTDVTVTGLRAGNTYTFAVFEYNDNDTPFAENYRTAAPGTLAQATTAAPAALLLEENFAYPAGALLTDNDWTAHSGAGTNAVGVVAPGLNYAHSVGAGGIGSAAALVTSGEDVSRGFAPVAPRTPVYVSYLVNVASAPTAGDYYLHLGPAPLSTTFRSRVFVRRSAATGKVQFGISGSSAATYNTTDYELNTTYLLVVKYSFDETGNLSQLFVDPPADAEPATADVSAAEAASTSPANIGTVALRQGASSPNLVLDGLRVGTAYQVVRAGAACAAPVLTAPVVPVATALAGLHGAPVDFAATATGSPVLTYSVVVNGTVTAITSPYVFPLGTMVVTATATNGCGTAALPFSVTVQSPTVVSVLHQNADYLPNDDTVRPNLDLVNNSAAAIPYRELTVRYWLTPEDFAPILTSVDYAQLGTSDVKMRYVPLAQPVQGAFGYVEYSFTSPNSLPAGGNSGQIRSRFYKETYTRFDQTDDYSYTYGRTYAPNDHLTVYRNGVLVGGVEPAPVAPVTSLEVLSQTQTTVRSTQTISTHVQLRNAGNQPVPYQDLAVRYWFSPEGAAALKSSVDYAVLSSRNVSVTFGTSGTETYAEIRFNPALGSLMPRSTTGNVQYRIYKDDWSLFNQVNDFSFLPFSLRFTANDHMSVYQQGHLVYGQEPAGAAGASAAMSRGPQATAAAADAPAGPAVAQAVRSYPNPFAGSTTLAFALAKGAAYQLDVYDGTGRLVQHLAAGQAAAGELVRTEWQATGLTPGLYLARLSTGSTVQNLKLVKQ